In Streptomyces sp. NBC_00683, the DNA window GCGCGTAGGACAGCTCGCTCATCGCAGGTCCCCCTCGTCGAACTCGGTGCCCGCGCCCTGGGCCGTACGCTCCCGCAGTTCGATCCGGCGGATCTTGCCGGAGACGGTCTTGGGCAGCTCGGCGAACTCCAGCCGGCGGATGCGCTTGTACGGGGCGAGGACCGCCCGGGAGTGCTCGAACAGCACCTTCGCCGTCTCCGGGCCGGGCTCCCAGCCCTCGGCGAGTACGACGTACGCCTTGGGTACGGCGAGGCGCACGGGGTCGGGTGCGGGCACGACCGCGGCCTCGGCCACCGCTTCGTGCTCCAGCAGGGCGCTCTCCAGCTCGAACGGCGAGATCTTGTAGTCGGAGGCCTTGAACACGTCGTCGGCGCGGCCCACGTACGTGATGTAGCCGTCCTCGTCCCGGGCGCCGATGTCACCGGTGCGGTAGTAGCCGCCCGCCATGGCCTCGGCCGTACGTTCCGGGTCGCCGTGGTAGCCGGTCATCAGGCCGACGGGTGCGGACGACAGGACGAGGGCGATCTCGCCCTCCGCCACACCCGCCCGCCCGGAGACCGGGTCGAGCAGCTCGACCTCGAAGCCGGGGCTGGGGCGCCCCATCGAGCCGGTCTTCAGCCGCTGGCCCGGCGTGTTCGCCACCTGGACGGCGGTCTCCGTCTGGCCGAAGCCGTCCCGGATGGTGACGCCCCAGGCGCGCCTGACGGTCTCGATGACCTCGGGGTTGAGCGGCTCCCCGGCCGCGACGACCTCCCGCGGCGGTGTCTTCAGCTGCGCGAGGTCGGCCTGGATGAGCATCCGCCACACGGTCGGCGGCGCACAGAAGCTGGTCACCGCGGAGCGGTCCATCTCCGCCATCAGCCGGGCCGCGTCGAAGCGTGTGTAGTTGAAGATGAAGACGGTGGCCTCGGCGCTCCAGGGCGCGAAGAGGTTCGACCAGGCGTGCTTGGCCCAGCCGGGCGAGGAGATGTTGAGGTGCACATCGCCGGGCTTGAGGCCGATCCAGTACATCGTCGACAAGTGCCCCACCGGGTACGAGACATGGGTGTGCTCGACCAGCTTGGGGCTCGCCGTCGTACCGGAGGTGAAGTACAGCATCAGCGGTTCGTCCGCGTCGGTCTCACGGTCGGCGGTGAAGGTATCGGGCGCCTCGTCGGCCCCGCTGTACGGGAGCCAGCCCGCCACGTCCTCGCCGACGGTGATCCGGGTGTAGTCGCCGGGCACCTCGTCGAACTTCGGCGCGTCCTCGGACCGCACGAGAACGTGGCGGACCTTGCCGCGCTCGACCCGGTCGCGCAGGTCGACGGGGCCGAGCAGCGGCGTCGCGGGGATGACGACGGCACGCAGCTTCATCGCGGCGAGGGCGGTCTCCCACAGCTCGGTCTGGTTGCCGAGCATGACCAGGATCCGGTCGCCCTCCCGTACCCCCTGGGCGCGCAGCCAGTTCGCGGCCCGGTTGGAACGGGCGGCCATCCTGGCGAAGGACACCTCGGTGCGCCGTCCGTCCTCCTCCACGATGTGCAGGGCGGTCCGGTCGTTGTTCTCGGCGATGACGTCGAACCAGTCCAGTGCCCAGTTGAAGCGGGCCGGCCTGGGCCATTCGAAGCCGGCGTAGGCCTTCGCATAGTCCTCGCGGTGTTCCAGCAGAAAGTCCCGAGCGGCCCGGAACGTCTCCGTCGCGCTGGTTGCCGGCATGTGCCCTCCTCATTGCGGACCCGTCCCTTAACATCATGTAAACAGTGACCCGGATCTCACCACCCCCGAACGGGGGTGGTGCGGGCAGGACCCCACGGGGCGGAGAGGCATCGGCGTGCCACAACCGGCTGAGGCGACGGAGATGCAGGCGGCTCTGCTGAGGCTGCGCCGCACGAGCGGGCTGCCGGTGGTCTTCGGCGGGCTGCTGTCCGACGCGCGGCACGCGCGGATCGCCGAGCTGAACGGGGCGCAGACGGGTGCGTTGCGCGGGCTCGTCATCTCCGCGGGCAGCGGGCTCGGCGGCAAGGCGATCGCGCTGTCGCGGCCGTGCGCGGTGACCGACTACGCCTCCTCGCGCCACATCAGCCACGAGTACGACACGGCTGTCGCGGCGGAGGGTCTGCGCTCGGTCGTCGCGGTGCCCGTCGTCGTGCGCCGCAAGGTGCGGGGCGTGCTGTACGGGGCGCTGCGCGAGGCGCTCACACTCGGGGACCGCACGTTCGACGCGGCGGTGTCCGCGGCCCGTGATGTGGAGCAGGCGCTGGCCGTGCGGGACGAGGTGCAGCAGCTCCTGGCGACCACCCGGGAGCAGATGACCGGTCCGCACGCGGATCCCGGCACCTGGGAGGACGTCCGCGAGGCGCACCGCGAACTGCGTGCCCTGGCCCCGAGGATCGTCGACCCTGCCCTGCGCGACGAGCTGCTCGCGGTGTGCGGGCGGCTCGCCTCGGCTGCGGGTACGAACCGGTCGGCCGCGGCCCGGCAGGTGAGGCTGGCGCCGCGCGAGACGGATGTGATCGCCTGTGTGGCGGCGGGGGCGACGAACGCGGCGGCGGCCGAGCGGCTGGGGCTGCGGCCGGAGACCGTGAAGGGGTACCTGCGCTCCGCGATGCGGAAGCTGGGGGCGCACACCCGGCTGGAGGCGGTGGTGGCCGCGCGCCGGGCGGGGCTGCTGCCGTAGAGATCCTGGCGCGGCCCGGTCGTGACGGTGGAGGCCACCGGCCGGGCGGACCGACGCCCTCAGTCGCCGAAGTCGACGAACGGGGCGAACCTGACGTCGTACGCGGATGCTTGTGACATCACCGTCAGCAGGTCCACGGCCTCCTGCGTGATCTCCTCGCGCTGCTCCCGGCCGAGTCCGCCGAGGGCCTGGACGGTGACCGTCGCGTCGTCGCCCGTTTCGTCGAGGCGCCAGAGCGCGGCCAGGAAGCCGTCCACCAGGACCGTTCCGTAGGCCTGGTTGCCGACGCCGTTGCGCCCCTTGTACGCGGCCGGGATGATCCGTGTCCGGTCGGCGTGGCCGAGCAGTACGTTGTCGAACTCGGGCAGGAAGCGGGGCGGCGCCGGTACGTCCGGGCCGGGGCGCGGGGCATCCGGCAGGTCGAAGAGCTCGACGCCGTGTTCGTCGCGGAAGGTGACGAGCTGGGGCCGCAGCCGTTCGAAGACCTCGCTCAGCCGGGTGAGGCCCGCCCACATCTGCATGTCCTTCACGGAGGCCGGTCCGAACGCGCCCAGGTAGCGCAGCACGGTCCCGTCGGGCGCGGGCGCCGGCTGCGAGGCCCTGCCGAGCCAGTGCTCGACCGTCGTCAGTGCGACCTGTCCGCTGCGTCCCCACATTCCGCGCGGGGTGACCTGGACGAGCGGCAACAGGCAACGGGCGGCGACCGACAGGGCCCGCGGGTCCGCGTCCGGCCAGTGCACGATCAGTTCCTCCCGCAGCTCCTTCATCGTGCGGGGCCGTTCCTCGACGAGCTCCTTGGCGAGGGAGGCGAGCCGGTCCAGGTCCACCCCGGTGAGCCCGCGCCGGAACACCTTCAGCTCCCGGTCGCGGGCCGGCTGGACCAGGGGGCGCAGGGTGAGGGCGTCATCGGCGGTGTGCGTGTGGATGGTGGAGCGCAGGGTGACGATCCTGACGACTTCGCGGGACTCCATGAGCGCGGAGAGTTCGGCGGGATCGAAGCCTTCGAGCCGGGCTAGGAGCTGGAAGTACGGCGGCCTGGTGTTCTGCGCCTGCAGCCCCACCAGGCGGGTGACGGCGTCCTTCGCCGGCACGGCGGTACGCCGGAGCAGCAACTGGCGTTCCAGGGTTGCCCGGTTGAGTGCGCGGCTGGAGAGCACGGGAGCATTCTTCGCGACCATGGACCGCACGCTACGCGGCAGGCTCTGCACCGGCGCTCGAATCCGACACTCGTGCCGGGCGGCGGCACCACGGACCGGGGGCCGCCCGCCCGCATGATGGTGCCCGTGATCAGTGTCCTCTTCGCCGTTCTGACAGCACTCAGCAACGGTGCCGCCTCGGTCCTCCAGCGCCGCGCCGCCCTGAACGTGCCCGACAGCGAGGCCATGCGGCTGTCGCTGATAGCGCATCTGTTGCGTCAGAAGGTGTGGCTGTGCGGGATCGCCCTGGTGATCGTCGCCGCCGTCTGCCAGGCGGTGGCGCTGGCCACCGGGCCGATCGCCGTGGTCCAGCCGATCTTCGTGATCGAGCTGCCCGCGACGCTGCTGCTCGCCGGGGTCGTCATGCGGGTCCGGGTGTCCCGGACCGTCTGGTACGGCGTGGCCGCCGTGACGCTGGGGCTGGCCGTCGGTATGGCCGCCGCCGCACCGGTCGGCGGCAGTGACAGTGTGCCGGGCGAGGACTGGATCCCGGCTCTCGTGGTCACCGGCCTGTTCGAGGCCGCGCTGATCACCGCCGCGCTCGGCACCGGCGGCAACGCGAGGGCCGCGCTGCTGGGCCTGGCGGCGGCCTGCGGGTACGCGCTGACGGCTGCCCTGATGAAGGACGCCATGGCGCGGCTGGACGAAGGGGGTGTGACCGCCCTGCTGACGGCCTGGCAGCTGTACGCCACGGCGGCGGCCGGTGTGGGGGCGCTGTTCCTCCTCCAGAACGCGCTGCACGCCGGCAGTCTGGCGGCCGTACAGCCGATGCTGACGCTCGGGGACGCGCTGATCAGCATCACGTTCGGGGTGACGCTGTTCGGGGAGGTCCTGCGCACCGGCTGGTGGCTGCTGCCGCAGCTGGCCGGTGTGGCGCTGATCGCCGTGGGCTGTGTGGTGCTGGCCCGTTCCCCGCTGGCCGCGGCGAACGCGGGGGACACCGCCCCCGCGCCGCGGGTGGAGTGAGGACGGGTCAGGGGCGCCCGCGGGCCGGTACGCCCTCGCCGGGCGGCACCGGGCCCGGCGGGGTGCCGTCGCCGAACGGGCGGCCGCCGAGCTGCTCCCGGTGGTGCGGGGTCAGCCAGCCGATCAGGTCGGGGCCCAGCGGCACGATGCCGGTCGGGTTGATGCCCGTGTGCACGCGGTAGTAGTGCTGCTTGATGTGGTCGAAGTCGACCGTGTCGCCGAAGCCGGGGGTCTGGTAGAGGTCGCGTACGTACGCCCACAGGACGGGGTCCTCGGCCAGTTTCGAGCGGTTGCACTTGAAGTGGCCGTGGTAGACGGCGTCGAACCGCACCAGGGTGGTGAAGAGCCGGATGTCCGCCTCGGTGAGGGTGTCGCCGACGAGGTATCGACGGTCGGCGAGCCGCTCGGAGACGTGGTCCAGGCGGCGGAAGACATCGAGGTACGCGGCCTCGTACGTGCTCTGGCCGTCGGCGAATCCGGCCCGGTAGACACCGTTGTTGACGTCGCGGTAGATGCCCTCCATCACCTCGTCGATCTCCTCCCGCAGCCGTTCCGGGTAGAGGTCGGGGGCGCCGGGGCGGTGCAGCGCCGTCCATTCGGTGGCCAGGTCCAGCGTGATCCGCTGGTAGTCGTTGGTGACGAGCCTGCCGCTCGGTACGTCGACGATCGCGGGGACACTGACCCCGCCGGGGTAGCCGTGCTCGCGCGCGTCGTACGCCTCGCTGAGGTAGCGGATGCCGAGCACCGGGTCGCGGCCGCCCTCGTCCAGGGTGAAGCGCCAGCTGCGGTCGTCCTGGATGGGGTCGGCGACGGCCAGCGAGAGGGCGCCCTCCAGTCCGAGCAGCCGCCGTGAGACGAGGGCGCGGCTCGCCCAGGGGCAGGCCCTGCTGACGACCAGCCGGTAGCGGCCCGCCTCGACGGGCCAGCCGTCGCGGCCGTCGGCGGTGATGCGGTCGGCGAAGTGGCTGCGCGACCGTTTGAAGGGCTTGTGGCCGTACGAGGTGTTCCCGCCCGGCTCCGCTTCCTCGCCGCTCATCGTGTTCCCCTCTGTGCGTCGGGTGTTTCGGATGTCTCCTGGCTTCTTCTTCCCCGGCGGCCCGCTCCGACGTCGGCCAGGGCCACGACGAGCGCGGCCAGGACGAACACGATGGAGACAAGGAGCCCGCGGTCGTACGCGTCCGCCCAGCCGTCGGGACCCAGCTGGGCGAAGAAGACCGAGCCCACCGCGGCGATCCCGATGGAGGATCCGACCCGCTGGCTGGTCTGGAGGGTGCCCCCGGCACTGCCCGCGTTCTGCACCGGCACCTGGGAGAGGGTCAGGGTCTGGTTGGGGGCGATGACGAGCCCGCTGCCGAGTCCGGCCAGGAGCAGCGGAGCCGCCATCGCCAGTCCGGCGCCCCTGCCCGGCACCAGGTGTGCGGCCAGTGCGGTGAGGCCGAGTCCGACGGCCACCATGACCAGTCCGACGACGATCAGGGGCCGGCCGAACCTGCCGACGAGCCGGCCGCCGATGGTCGCCGCACCACCCGCGCCCAGTGCGAACGGGGTGATCGCGAGGCCCGCCTCCAGGGCGCTGTAGTCCAGGCCCGACTGCAGGTACAGCGTGTTGATGAAGAAGATCGAGGTGAAGCCCGCGAAGTACAGCAGGATCATCAGACACCCCAGCCAGAAGGACCGGAGCCGGAAGAGCGCGAGGTTCAGCACGGGCTGGACGCCCTTCTTCGCGCAGCGGGACTCCCAGCCGACGAAGGCGGCCAGCAGGACCAGGGCGACCAGGACGAGCAGCCATTTCCCGTTGCCCGGCCACTGCTGGGCCTGGACGAACGGAAGCAGCAGGGCCAGCACCCCCGCGCCGAGCAGCAGCACCCCGACCGGGTCCAGGTCGCGTGGCCCGACCCGGCCCGCGGACGGGGTGTCCGGCAGGAGCCGGTGGGCCAGCAGGAGGCAGACGGCTCCGATCGGCAGGTTGACGTAGAAGATCCAGCGCCAGCCCTCCTGCGCCCCCGCACCCTGGATCAGCAGCCCGCCCAGGAGCGGGCCGACGGCGGTGGAGATGCCGACGACGGTGCCGAACATGCCGAAGGCCCGGCCCCGCTCGCGGCCCGAGAACATCTGCTGGATCAGGGCGGAGATCTGGGGCGAGAGCAGCCCGCCCGCCGCACCCTGGAGCAGCCGGGCGACGACGAGCCAGAGGCTGGACTGGGCGGCTCCGCACGCGGCGGAGGCCAGGGTGAACAGGGTGAGGCCCCACATGAACATGGTGCGCCTGCCCCGGGCGTCTCCCAGCCGGCCGCCGGGGATGAGGACGAGCCCGAACGCGAGCGCGTAGCCGGACAGGACCCACTGGAGGTCGGACTCCGGGGTGTGGAGGCCTTCCTTGATGGACGGCAGCGCCACGTTGACGATGGACACGTCGAGGAGCGTCATGAAGCCCGCCACCAGGCAGACGGCGAGGGCGCGCCAACGACGGGGATCGGAAGGTCCGGGAGGAGAGCCAGGATCCCGGTGCGCCACGCTCTCTGCCATGGTCCGAACCCTAGGCCGCGGCTCCTGATTCCGGCGGACCCGTCGGTGGGGTCCGGCGTGTTCCGCCCTACCGGGGGTACTCGCGGGACATGACTGTCGGGAAAACGAGTGTTCTGGTCCTGGACTGTGCCGAGCCCATGGAGCTCGCCGGGTTCTACGCCGATCTGCTGGGTGCCGAGATGCGGGTGGGAAGCGATCCCGACTTCGTCGAGGTGGTCGGCAACCCGGGTGTGCACCTGGCCGTTCGCCGCGACCACGGCTACGCGCCCCCCAGCTGGCCCCGCCCCGAGGACTCCCAGCAGGCGCATCTGCGCATCCTGGTCGAGGTGGGGGACATGGACGAGGCCGAGCGTGAGGCGATAGGCCTGGGCGCCCGGCCGGTGGACACGAAGGACAGCAACAGCGGTCCGCGCGATGTCCGCGTCTACACGGATCCGGCCGGGCACTCGTTCTCCCTGGCCGTCTACCCCTCCTTCAGCCCCGAACGGCGGCGGAGCGAGGAGTCGGTGAGCACGGACGGGGTGTAACCGGAGTCGCGGACGGACAGATTGGTGCCGGGCGGGACGATCTCGTCGATCCGGTCGAGGACGTCCCGGCTGAGCCGGACCTTGTCCGCACCCAGCTGGCTGTCCAGCTGCTCGAAGGTGCGCGGCCCGATGATCGCCGAGGTCACGGCCGGGTGTTCCAGGACGAAGGCCAGGGCGAGCTGTACGAGGGTGAGTCCGGCCTCTTCGGCGAGCTCGGCCAGGGCTTCGGTGGCGGCCAGCTTGGCGGCGTTCTCCGGTGCGGTGATGTCGAAGCGGGCTGCCTGGCGTGCGGCACGGCTGGAGGCGGGCTGGTCGGCGCCCGTGCGGTAGCGGCCGGAGAGCCAGCCGCCGGCCAGCGGGCTCCAGGACAGGACTCCGAGTCCGTACCGCTGGACGACGGGCAGTACCTCTCGCTCGATGCCCCGGGCGAGCAGGGAGTACGGGGGCTGCTCGGCGACCACGCGTTCGCGGCCCCGGCGCTCGGCGATCCACTGGCCCTCGACGATCGCGGAGGGCTCGAAGGTGGAGGTGCCGATGTAGCGGATCTTGCCCTGGCGCACCAGGTCGGAGAGCGCGCCGAGTGTCTCGTCGAAGTCCGTGTCCGGCTCGGGGCGGTGCACCTGGTAGAGGTCGATCCAGTCGGTGCCGAGCCGGCGCAGGCTGTTCTCGACCTCGCGGATGATCCAACGGCGGCTGTTGCCCTGCTGGTTGGGGTCCTCGCCGAGGCTGCCGTGGAACTTGGTGGCGAGCACCACGTTGTCGCGCCGCCCGCCGGCCAGGGCCTTGCCCACGATGGTTTCGGACTCACCGGCGGAGTACACGTCGGCGGTGTCGACGAAGTTGATGCCCGAGTCCAGGGCGTGGTGGATGATCCGGACGCTGTCGTCGTGGTCGGTGTTGCCACGGGCGCCGAACATCATGGTGCCCAGGGCCAGCGGGCTGACCTTGACGCCGGTGCGTCCGAGGGTGCGGTAGTCGGTCATCCTGCGTTCTCCTTGACGAGTTCATCGGTGGTGAGGTGGTCCGCGGGTGCGGGGTTCCCGGTCTGCCGGAAGGCTTCCCAGAGGCGGTGGTAGGCGCCGCGCGCGGCGAGCAGTTCGGTGTGCGTGCCCGACTCGACGACGGTTCCGGCGTCGATGACGACGACCCGGTCGGCGCGCGCGGCGGTCGTCAGCCGGTGCGCGACGACGACGGTGGTCCGCCGCCTGGCCAGGGCCTCCGTCGCCGCCACGACACGGCGCTCGGTCGCCAGGTCCAGCGAGGCGGTGGCCTCGTCGAGCAGCAGGATGTCGGGGTCGACGAGCTCGGCGCGTGCCAGCGCGAGGAGTTGGCGCTGCCCGGCGGACAGGCCCCGGCCCCGCTCCCCCACCGGCTGGAGGTAGCCGAGCCGCAGCCCGGCGACCATCTCGTGCGCTCCGACCGTGCGGGCCGCCGCCTCCACCTCGGCGTCGGTGGCGTCGGGGCGCCCGTAGGCGATGGCGTCCCGGACGGTGCCGCTGAAGAGGTGGGCCTCCTGCGGGACGATGCCGAGCCTGCGGCGGAAGCCGGGGAGGTCGAGGTCGCGCAGGTCCTGGCCGTCGACCCGGACCGTGCCGGCCGCCGGATCGTAGAACCGGGCGAGGAGCTTGACGACCGTCGACTTCCCGGCGCCGGTGGCGCCGACCAGGGCGACCCTCTCACCGGGGGCGATGCGCAGGGAGAGCCCGTGCAGCACCTCCTGGCCGCCGCCGCCCGCGTATCCGAAGGAGACCCCGTCGAACTCGACGTCCCCGCGCAGTTCCCGGACGGGCCGGGGGCTCTCGGCGGGCGGGGTGCCGGCCGGGGTCCGCATCAGGCTGCGCAGCCTGCCGAGGCCGATGACGGCCTGCTGGTATCCGTCGAACACCTGGGAGAGCTGCTGGATCGGTGAGAAGAACAGCTCGACGTAGAGCAGGAACGCGATGAGGGTTCCCGCGCTCAGCTCACCCGCCCTGACCTGTCCCGCACCGATCACGAGAACGGCTGCGGTGGAGAGGGTGCCGAGGAATTCGACGAACGGGAAGAAGGTGCCCATGTAGCGCTGGGCGCGCAGTCTCGAGGTGCGGAAGGACCAGGCCAGTTCGGCGAAGTCGGCCGCGTTGCGCTGTTCGCGCCCGAAGGCCTGGGTGACGCGGATGGCGGTGACGTTCTCCTGGAGGCAGGCGTTGACGGCGCTGATGCGCTCCCTGGCCTCCCGGTAGGCGGGTACGGAGTGGTGGCGGAACAGTGCGGTCGCGCCGATCAGTACGGGCAGCGCGACGAGCAGGACGACGGCCAGGCCCGCGTCGATGACGAGGAGCGCGACGAGGACGCCGAGGATGGTGAGCAGACTGACGACGGCGGTGATCAGCCCGGTCTGCAGGAAGTTCGACAGGGCGTCCACGTCGGTGGTCATCCTCGTCATGATCCGGCCGCCGAGCTCCCGCTCGTAGTAGTCGAGGCCGAGACGCTGGAGCTGCGCGAAGGTCTTCACACGAAGGGTGTAGAGGAGGCGTTCACCGGTGCGCCCCGTCGTGCGGACCTGCGCGACTCCGATCAGCCAGTTCACCGCCACGACGAGCGCGGCTGCCGCGGCGGCGGCGAGCAGGACTCCTCCGGCCTGGCGTGCCACGCCGTGGTCCACTCCGTGCCGTACGAGGACGGGTACCGCGATCTGTGCGGCGGCGTCCAGGGCGACGAGGAGCAGCCCCAGCAGCAGCGGCACCCGGAAGGGCCGCAGCAGGGTGCCCAGGTGGAAGTCGGGGTCGGCTGCGACCGCCTGGGCGGTGGGGACCTTCGGGTCGGCCGCGGGCAGCGGCAGTCTGGCGAGGCCCGCCATCAGTTCGGCGCTCGGCGGGGCGGAGCCGAGCACTCCGCCGCCGGGCCCGGCCCGGCCGGGTCCTGAGGTGGCCGCCGCTTCGGCGAGGGCCTGGGCGGCCCGGACAGCGGTGCCTTCCTCGGTGGCGGTGTCGGCGCTCTCTGCGCGGTGCCACAGGTGCGCGGTGACCCCGTCGGCCACAGGGCCCTCGGGTGCGTCGGCCGCCTGCTCCGCTGCCTGCGGACTCTCGGCGGTCGACAGCAGCGTGCGGAACAGGGCCGAACGCGAGCGGAGTTCGTCCAGGGTGCCGGTGTCCGTGATCCGGCCGCCGTCCAGTACGGCGATCCGGTCGGCGAGCTCCAGGGTCGACCGGCGGTGCGCGACGATCAGGGTGGTGCGGCGACGGGTGGCCTCGTGGAGGCCCGCGTGGATCTCGGCCTCGACCCGGGCGTCGATGGCCGAGGTGGCGTCGTCGAGTACGAGGACGGCGGGGTCGCCGACCAGGGCGCGGGCCAGGGCGAGGCGCTGGCGCTGGCCGCCGGAGAGGGTGAGCCCCTGTTCGCCCACGACGGTGTCGTAGCCGTGGGGCAGCCGCTCGATGAACTCGTCGGCGCGGGCGGTCCGGGCGGCCCGGCGGATCTGCTCGTCGGTGGCGTCCGGGACGCCGTACGCGATGTTGGCGCGCACGGTGTCCGAGAGCAGCAGGCTCTCCTCGAAGACGAAGCCGATACGGGAGCGCAGTGAGGCCAGGGTCAGTTCGGTGACGTCGGTGCCGCCCACCCGTACGGATCCGGACGGCACGTCGTAGAACCGGGGCAGCAGGGCGGCCGCGGTGGACTTGCCGGAGCCGGCGGAGCCGATCAGCGCGAGGGTCTCGCCCGGTTCCACGTCGAGGGTGAAGCCGTCCAGCAGCGGGGCACCGTCCCCGTAGCCGAAGGTGACGTCCTGCCAGGAGAGGGCCGGTGGCCGGTCGGGGAGGTCGCGGGCGCCCGGTGCGTCGGTGATCACCGGTGCTTCGTCGACGACCTCCAGAACGCGTTCGGCGCCGGCCCGTGCCTGCTGCCAGACGGTGAGCAGCGTCGCCACCTGGCGTACGGGGGTGACGAAGGAGCCGAGATAGGTGGTGAAGGCGAGGAAGGTGCCCAGCGAGATCCGGCCGTCCAGGGCCATCCAGCCGCCGAGGGCGAGCACGGCGACCTGGCCGAGTGCGGGCACCGCCTGGAGGGCGGGGTTGTAGCGGCTGGTGAAGCGGACGACCCGCAGGCGGGAGGCGAACAGGGTACGGGCGCGCTCCTCCAGGCCGTTGAGTTCCCGTGTCTCCTGCCCGAAGCCCTTGACCACGCGGACGCCGGTGACGGTGGCCTCCACGGAGGAGGCCACTTCGGCGGCCTCCTGCTGGGCGTGCCAGTTGGCGGGGAACAGGTCGCGGCGGCTGCGCAGGGCGATGAGGTAGAGCAGCGGTCCGACGACCAGGGCGACCACGGTCAGCAGCGGCGAGAGCACCGCCATGAAGATCACGGAGCAGAGGAACATCAGGACGTTGCCCGTGAGGTTGGGCAGGAACTGCAGGAGCGTCTGGATCAGGGTGATGTCGGAGATGGACCGGCTGACGACCTGTCCGGTGCGCAGGTCGTCCTGCTGGGCGCCGCCGAGCCGCAGCAGTGCGGCGAAGGCGTCGTTGCGCAGGTCGTACTGGACACCGAGGGAGAGCCGGCCCGAGCGGTAGCGGCGGGTGAAGCTCGCCGCGAAGCGGATCGCGCCGAGGCCGGCGAGCAGGAGGGTCCAGGGGAGGAGCGATCCGGTGGTGCCCCCTGCCACCCCGTCCACGACATGGCGCAGGACGAGGGGCAGGGTGGCGGTGGCGACGGCCGCTACCAGGGCCGCTCCGAACGCGAGGAGCAGGTCGGTGCGGTGGCGCAGACAGTACCCCAGCAGCCGCCGCGCCCAGCCGGGCGGCGGCTGCGGGGACGTGCCGGTCTGCGGTGGCGGACAGTCGGTCACCGGGCCGCCGCCGCGAGGCCGATGCCGGTGTGGCCCTCGGAGGTGTCGACGGTGTCGAACAGCCGGTTGGCGGGGCGCGGCAGACCGTAGTGCTCGCGCAGGGTGGCGCCGGTGTACTCGGTGCGGAACAGGCCCCGCTCCTGGAGGATGGGGACGACCCGGTCCACGAAGA includes these proteins:
- a CDS encoding glutathione S-transferase family protein; the encoded protein is MSGEEAEPGGNTSYGHKPFKRSRSHFADRITADGRDGWPVEAGRYRLVVSRACPWASRALVSRRLLGLEGALSLAVADPIQDDRSWRFTLDEGGRDPVLGIRYLSEAYDAREHGYPGGVSVPAIVDVPSGRLVTNDYQRITLDLATEWTALHRPGAPDLYPERLREEIDEVMEGIYRDVNNGVYRAGFADGQSTYEAAYLDVFRRLDHVSERLADRRYLVGDTLTEADIRLFTTLVRFDAVYHGHFKCNRSKLAEDPVLWAYVRDLYQTPGFGDTVDFDHIKQHYYRVHTGINPTGIVPLGPDLIGWLTPHHREQLGGRPFGDGTPPGPVPPGEGVPARGRP
- a CDS encoding response regulator transcription factor, with translation MQAALLRLRRTSGLPVVFGGLLSDARHARIAELNGAQTGALRGLVISAGSGLGGKAIALSRPCAVTDYASSRHISHEYDTAVAAEGLRSVVAVPVVVRRKVRGVLYGALREALTLGDRTFDAAVSAARDVEQALAVRDEVQQLLATTREQMTGPHADPGTWEDVREAHRELRALAPRIVDPALRDELLAVCGRLASAAGTNRSAAARQVRLAPRETDVIACVAAGATNAAAAERLGLRPETVKGYLRSAMRKLGAHTRLEAVVAARRAGLLP
- a CDS encoding AMP-binding protein; its protein translation is MPATSATETFRAARDFLLEHREDYAKAYAGFEWPRPARFNWALDWFDVIAENNDRTALHIVEEDGRRTEVSFARMAARSNRAANWLRAQGVREGDRILVMLGNQTELWETALAAMKLRAVVIPATPLLGPVDLRDRVERGKVRHVLVRSEDAPKFDEVPGDYTRITVGEDVAGWLPYSGADEAPDTFTADRETDADEPLMLYFTSGTTASPKLVEHTHVSYPVGHLSTMYWIGLKPGDVHLNISSPGWAKHAWSNLFAPWSAEATVFIFNYTRFDAARLMAEMDRSAVTSFCAPPTVWRMLIQADLAQLKTPPREVVAAGEPLNPEVIETVRRAWGVTIRDGFGQTETAVQVANTPGQRLKTGSMGRPSPGFEVELLDPVSGRAGVAEGEIALVLSSAPVGLMTGYHGDPERTAEAMAGGYYRTGDIGARDEDGYITYVGRADDVFKASDYKISPFELESALLEHEAVAEAAVVPAPDPVRLAVPKAYVVLAEGWEPGPETAKVLFEHSRAVLAPYKRIRRLEFAELPKTVSGKIRRIELRERTAQGAGTEFDEGDLR
- a CDS encoding MFS transporter codes for the protein MAESVAHRDPGSPPGPSDPRRWRALAVCLVAGFMTLLDVSIVNVALPSIKEGLHTPESDLQWVLSGYALAFGLVLIPGGRLGDARGRRTMFMWGLTLFTLASAACGAAQSSLWLVVARLLQGAAGGLLSPQISALIQQMFSGRERGRAFGMFGTVVGISTAVGPLLGGLLIQGAGAQEGWRWIFYVNLPIGAVCLLLAHRLLPDTPSAGRVGPRDLDPVGVLLLGAGVLALLLPFVQAQQWPGNGKWLLVLVALVLLAAFVGWESRCAKKGVQPVLNLALFRLRSFWLGCLMILLYFAGFTSIFFINTLYLQSGLDYSALEAGLAITPFALGAGGAATIGGRLVGRFGRPLIVVGLVMVAVGLGLTALAAHLVPGRGAGLAMAAPLLLAGLGSGLVIAPNQTLTLSQVPVQNAGSAGGTLQTSQRVGSSIGIAAVGSVFFAQLGPDGWADAYDRGLLVSIVFVLAALVVALADVGAGRRGRRSQETSETPDAQRGTR
- a CDS encoding winged helix DNA-binding domain-containing protein, with protein sequence MVAKNAPVLSSRALNRATLERQLLLRRTAVPAKDAVTRLVGLQAQNTRPPYFQLLARLEGFDPAELSALMESREVVRIVTLRSTIHTHTADDALTLRPLVQPARDRELKVFRRGLTGVDLDRLASLAKELVEERPRTMKELREELIVHWPDADPRALSVAARCLLPLVQVTPRGMWGRSGQVALTTVEHWLGRASQPAPAPDGTVLRYLGAFGPASVKDMQMWAGLTRLSEVFERLRPQLVTFRDEHGVELFDLPDAPRPGPDVPAPPRFLPEFDNVLLGHADRTRIIPAAYKGRNGVGNQAYGTVLVDGFLAALWRLDETGDDATVTVQALGGLGREQREEITQEAVDLLTVMSQASAYDVRFAPFVDFGD
- a CDS encoding VOC family protein: MTVGKTSVLVLDCAEPMELAGFYADLLGAEMRVGSDPDFVEVVGNPGVHLAVRRDHGYAPPSWPRPEDSQQAHLRILVEVGDMDEAEREAIGLGARPVDTKDSNSGPRDVRVYTDPAGHSFSLAVYPSFSPERRRSEESVSTDGV
- a CDS encoding DMT family transporter; the protein is MISVLFAVLTALSNGAASVLQRRAALNVPDSEAMRLSLIAHLLRQKVWLCGIALVIVAAVCQAVALATGPIAVVQPIFVIELPATLLLAGVVMRVRVSRTVWYGVAAVTLGLAVGMAAAAPVGGSDSVPGEDWIPALVVTGLFEAALITAALGTGGNARAALLGLAAACGYALTAALMKDAMARLDEGGVTALLTAWQLYATAAAGVGALFLLQNALHAGSLAAVQPMLTLGDALISITFGVTLFGEVLRTGWWLLPQLAGVALIAVGCVVLARSPLAAANAGDTAPAPRVE